One part of the Betaproteobacteria bacterium genome encodes these proteins:
- the ilvA gene encoding threonine ammonia-lyase, biosynthetic, translating into MTNNYLERILTARVYDVAEESPLELAPGLSARLGSRLLIKREDMQQVFSFKLRGAYNKMVRLKPAALERGVIAASAGNHAQGVALAARKLGCRALVVMPVTTPQIKVQAVQERGAQVVLHGDTYDAAYEHSMQLARANRLTFVHPYDDPDVIAGQGTIGMEILRQHAGPLDAIFVPIGGGGLISGIAAYVKRLRPQVRVIGVEPMDADAMHRSLKAGRRVKLAQVGLFADGVAVRNVGRETFRLCRQLVDEVVLVDTDEICAAIKDVFQDTRSILEPAGALSIAGAKRYVERKAARNETLVAVASGANMNFDRLRFVAEAAELGEHREALLSVTIPERPGSFRDFCARIGMRSITEFNYRYADPGSAHVFVGVQVRDRTETGKLVAELRRSGLTTLDLSDNELAKLHIRHTVGGHAPAEVNDEIVYRFEFPERPGALMKFLSAMSGGWNISLFHYRNQGADYGRVLVGMQVPRKDQAAFRRFLQHLGYRYWDESRNPAYRLFLR; encoded by the coding sequence ATGACCAACAACTACCTCGAACGGATTCTCACCGCTCGCGTCTACGACGTGGCCGAAGAATCCCCGCTGGAGCTTGCGCCCGGGCTGTCCGCGCGCCTCGGCAGCCGGCTGCTCATCAAACGCGAGGATATGCAGCAGGTATTTTCCTTCAAGCTGCGCGGCGCCTATAACAAGATGGTGCGCCTGAAGCCGGCGGCGCTCGAGCGCGGCGTCATCGCGGCCTCGGCCGGAAACCATGCCCAGGGCGTCGCGCTGGCGGCGCGCAAGCTCGGCTGCAGGGCGCTCGTCGTCATGCCGGTCACCACGCCGCAGATCAAGGTGCAGGCGGTGCAGGAGCGCGGCGCGCAGGTCGTCCTGCACGGCGACACCTACGACGCAGCCTACGAGCACTCGATGCAACTCGCGCGCGCGAACCGGCTCACGTTCGTGCATCCCTACGACGACCCGGACGTGATCGCGGGACAGGGCACGATCGGCATGGAGATCCTGCGCCAGCACGCGGGACCGCTGGATGCGATCTTCGTGCCCATCGGTGGCGGCGGGCTCATCTCGGGCATCGCGGCCTATGTGAAGCGGCTGCGCCCGCAGGTGCGCGTGATCGGTGTCGAGCCGATGGACGCCGACGCGATGCACCGATCGCTCAAGGCCGGGCGCCGGGTGAAGCTTGCTCAGGTCGGATTGTTCGCTGATGGCGTCGCCGTACGCAATGTAGGCCGCGAAACATTCCGCCTTTGCCGGCAGCTCGTCGACGAAGTGGTGCTGGTCGATACGGACGAGATCTGTGCCGCCATCAAGGACGTTTTCCAGGACACGCGCTCGATTCTCGAGCCGGCCGGGGCCTTGTCGATCGCGGGCGCGAAACGCTACGTCGAGCGCAAGGCGGCGCGCAACGAAACGCTGGTCGCGGTGGCCTCCGGTGCCAACATGAACTTCGATCGCCTGCGCTTCGTGGCCGAGGCCGCGGAGCTCGGCGAGCACCGGGAAGCGCTTCTGTCCGTCACGATTCCGGAGCGGCCGGGCAGCTTCCGCGATTTCTGCGCGCGCATCGGCATGCGCAGCATCACCGAGTTCAATTATCGCTACGCCGATCCCGGCAGCGCGCACGTGTTCGTGGGGGTTCAGGTTCGCGACCGCACCGAGACCGGCAAGCTGGTCGCCGAGCTGCGACGCAGCGGACTGACCACGCTCGACCTCTCCGACAACGAGCTGGCGAAGCTGCACATCCGCCACACGGTCGGTGGTCATGCGCCGGCCGAGGTAAACGACGAGATTGTGTACCGGTTCGAGTTTCCTGAACGGCCCGGTGCGTTGATGAAGTTCCTGAGCGCAATGAGCGGGGGCTGGAACATCAGCCTCTTTCACTACCGCAATCAGGGCGCGGACTACGGCCGCGTGCTGGTCGGCATGCAGGTTCCACGCAAGGACCAGGCGGCGTTTCGACGCTTCCTGCAACATCTGGGGTATCGTTATTGGGATGAAAGCCGCAACCCGGCGTATCGGCTTTTTCTGCGCTGA